The stretch of DNA TAATCGGACATAAAGCAGATGGTAGTGGAGCATTTTATGAGAAAGAGGGATTTGTAATAGTTGCTTTATCTTGGATACTCTTATCTGCTTTCGGTTCTTTACCATTTATTTTTTCAGGTTCGATACCAAGTTTTATAGATGCTTTTTTTGAAACTTCCAGTGGTTTTACTACTACAGGAGCAAGTATCTTAACAGATGTCGAAGCACTTAGTCATTCAATACTTTTTTGGAGAAGTTTTACACATTTGATTGGAGGTATGGGTATTTTAGTTTTTGCTCTTGCAATTTTACCTCGTTCAAATAGACATTCTCATATTATGAAAGCAGAAGTTCCGGGTCCTGTTTTTGGGAAACTTGTTGCGAAGATGAGTTATACTGCAAGAATTTTATATAAAATCTATTTTGCAATGACCGGAATTTTGATAATTGTACTTATTTTAGCAGGGCATCCTGTTTTTGATTCATTTATTCATGCTTTTGGAGCAGCAGGAACGGGTGGTTTTGGAATAAAAGCAAGTTCAATAGCTTATTATAATAGCCCGGCGGTTGAAATTATTTTGGCAATTGCTATGATAACTTTTGGAATTAACTTTAATTTATTTTATATAATTTTAATAGGAAAAGTTAGAGATGGATTTAAAAGTGAAGAGTTAAAATGGTATTTATTTATAGTTTTTGGAAGTGTGATTTTAATATTTTTCAATATAAGAAATAATTATACTTCATATCTAAAGGCGATGAGAGATATATTTTTCACAGTCTCTTCAATAATATCTACTACAGGGTATGCTACTGTTGATTTTGGAAAATGGACGGCTTTTTCCCATTCAATCCTTTTGTTTTTGATGTTTACAGGTGCATGTGCAGGTTCAACTGCCGGAGGGTTAAAAATTTCAAGACTTATAATTTTAGTAAAGTCATCTATTTTACAATTTAGAAAGGCGATAAATCCGAAAAGAGTTTTAAGCGTGAAAGTGGATAATAAACCTGTTCCTAAAGAAGTTTTAGAAGAGGTGAAGACTTACTTTGTAATTTATATATTTTTAGTTATTATTTTTACAATTTTAATATCTTTTTCAGTTCCGGATTTTTTAACTGCATTTTCAGCCGTGATGGCTACATTTAATAATATTGGACCCGGAATGGGAATTGTAGGACCTACAGGAAGTTATGCAAGTCTTACTGACTTTAATAAGCTAGTTTTATCTTTTGCAATGCTAGCAGGAAGACTTGAAATATTCCCAATACTAATTTTATTTTCATCAACAACTTGGAAAAAGAAATAGGAGGAGTTATTTTTGGCTAAAAAATATTATGCGGTTAAGGTTGGAAAATCTGTCGGAATTTATAATAATTGGGAAGACTGTAAAAAACAAGTTACAGGTTTTTCAGGGGCAATTTATAAATCTTTTCCAACTTTAGAAGAAGCTAAAAATTATTTGAATAATGGAAATATAGAAAATGAAGTTAATAGCTTTAGTTTAGAAGATATTTCTGAAGATGAGATTGTAGCTTATGTAGATGGTTCTTATAAAAAAGATACTTTAGAATATGGATATGGAGTTGTACTAATTTTAAAAGATGATATTATTGAACTTTTTGGAAAGGGAGAAGACCCTGAAGTTGCAAAGAGTAGAAATGTAACGGGAGAGCTTTTCGGGTCAATTAGGGCTATTGGTGAGGCAATAAGGCTTAAAAAGAAAAAAATAACTGTCTTTTACGATTATCAAGGTATTTCATCTTGGGCTAATGGAGAATGGAAATGTAATTTACCTCTTACTATAGGATATAGAGATAAGATTAAAGAATTTAGAAAGGAAATAGAGATTTTATTTGTGAAGGTTAAGGCACATTCAAACGATAAATATAATGACCTTGCAGACCATTTAGCAAAAAAATCTTTGGGAATTGAAAAATAGTTTATGACTGAGATATTAAAACCGACAAGAGAAAATATAGAAAGATCTGCAAAATTGATATTAAATGATAAAATTGTTGCAATTCCAACAGAAACTGTATATGGTTTAGGAGCAAATGGATTATCAGATATTGCAGTTTCAAAAATTTTTAAGGCGAAAAATAGACCACAGGATAATCCTTTGATATTGCATATTTCAGATTATGATATGATGGAAAATTTGGTTTATGAATTAAATGATGAGATAAAAGAATTTTTAAATCATTTTTGGCCAGGACCACTGACTGTTGTTATGAAAAAGAAGGATATAATTCCTGATGCCATTAGTTGTGGACTTGATACTGTTGCAATTAGAATGCCGAATAATGAAATTGCAAGAAGTTTTATAAAGCAATGTGGTGTTCCAATAGCTGCACCTTCTGCAAATATTTCAGGAAAGCCGTCACCAACGACTGCAGAAGATGTTTTTACTGATATGAATGGTAAAATATCTGTAATATTAGATGGTGGACTTTGCAATATAGGAATAGAATCAACAGTTTTGGATTTGACTAAAAAACCATATACGATTTTAAGACCTGGTTTTTATACAAAGGAAGATTTTTTGAAATATGAAGATGAAATTTTAATTGATGATGCCATTGTAACAGAAAATACTATTCCAAAATCTCCGGGACAAAAGTATAAACATTATGCACCAAATGCAAAAGTTGTGGTAATTTCAACTAAAGATAGGAAAAAATCATCAATGGAAATTGAAAAAATAATAAAAGAAAATAAAGGCTTAAAAATTGGAATTTTTAAGTTTGACGAAACATTTTTAAATGTGGAAAGTGAAAATATTTTATCATTGGGTTCAGTTTTTGATTTAAAAGAAATGTCAAAAATATTATTTAAAGGTCTTAGAGAATTTGATGAAAAAAATGTTGATTTGATTGTTGTTGAGGGTTGTGATGAAAAGGGACTCGGATTTTCAATAATGAACAGACTAAAAAAATCTGCAAGTGGAAATATAAAATACATTGATTAAAGAGCTAAGGCTCTTTTTTGTTAAATTGTTGTTTTTAGAATTTTAATATGTTATACTATTTAAAATTTATCAGGAGGTTTTTATGGATAAGGATTTAAGTTTTTATGAGGTAATGAATATAGATGATGATTTACAGAGAAATGAGATGTTGTATAAATTTTTTGATGAAGATTCAAGATTGAAAAGTAAGTTCGGAATGGTGGAAAAATTTACTACAATAAGAGAGATAGATAAAGTTATAAATTCTAATACTAAAATGCTTGATATAGGAGCGGGAACGGGAGTTTATACTATAAATTATGCTGATAAAGTTTCTGAAATATATGCTTTTGAACCTGCTGAAAATAATTTTTTGAAATTAAATGAAAATTTGAAAAATTACAATTTTAAAAATATTATAACAAAGCAATTAAGTTCTTTGGATCTTGAAATATTACCTGATAACTATTTTGATGTTGTACTTTTATTTGGCCCACTATATCATTTATCCAATAAAGAGGATCAACTGAAAACTTTAAATGATGTAATTAGAGTTTGTAAAAATGGAGCACATATTTTTATAGCATTTATAAATCATGATATGGTACCTATTACGGAAACAAACTATAATTTTAATTATTTTGAAAATGGTGCATATGATAAGAATACACAAAGAGTATGGAACAGACCTTTTATATTCTTTACAGTTGATGAAAGTAAGAGATTGTTAGAAGAATCAGGACTAAAGATAGAAAGTATAATTGCATCTGATGGTTTTTCTGAATTATTATTTGAAAAAATTGAAAAAATGAGCGATGTAGCTTATGAAAATTATCTACAATGGCATTTTAATCATTGTAAAAATAAAGAACTTTTAGGAGCAACAAATCATTTGTTATTTGTTACAAAAAATATAAAATAGTAAATTTAAAGGAGTTAATAATTTGAAAGAATTAATTATTAAAGAAATTGTTGATATTAAAGAAAAGGAAAAAATATCAAGAGAAATATTAAATGATCTTCCTGAATGGTTTGGTATGCCGGAAAGTACGGAAGAATATATTACAGATTCACAAGATAAACCATTTATTGCCTGTTTTATGGATAAAGAGGCGG from Parvimonas micra encodes:
- a CDS encoding class I SAM-dependent methyltransferase — protein: MDKDLSFYEVMNIDDDLQRNEMLYKFFDEDSRLKSKFGMVEKFTTIREIDKVINSNTKMLDIGAGTGVYTINYADKVSEIYAFEPAENNFLKLNENLKNYNFKNIITKQLSSLDLEILPDNYFDVVLLFGPLYHLSNKEDQLKTLNDVIRVCKNGAHIFIAFINHDMVPITETNYNFNYFENGAYDKNTQRVWNRPFIFFTVDESKRLLEESGLKIESIIASDGFSELLFEKIEKMSDVAYENYLQWHFNHCKNKELLGATNHLLFVTKNIK
- a CDS encoding ribonuclease H1 domain-containing protein; the protein is MAKKYYAVKVGKSVGIYNNWEDCKKQVTGFSGAIYKSFPTLEEAKNYLNNGNIENEVNSFSLEDISEDEIVAYVDGSYKKDTLEYGYGVVLILKDDIIELFGKGEDPEVAKSRNVTGELFGSIRAIGEAIRLKKKKITVFYDYQGISSWANGEWKCNLPLTIGYRDKIKEFRKEIEILFVKVKAHSNDKYNDLADHLAKKSLGIEK
- a CDS encoding L-threonylcarbamoyladenylate synthase; the protein is MTEILKPTRENIERSAKLILNDKIVAIPTETVYGLGANGLSDIAVSKIFKAKNRPQDNPLILHISDYDMMENLVYELNDEIKEFLNHFWPGPLTVVMKKKDIIPDAISCGLDTVAIRMPNNEIARSFIKQCGVPIAAPSANISGKPSPTTAEDVFTDMNGKISVILDGGLCNIGIESTVLDLTKKPYTILRPGFYTKEDFLKYEDEILIDDAIVTENTIPKSPGQKYKHYAPNAKVVVISTKDRKKSSMEIEKIIKENKGLKIGIFKFDETFLNVESENILSLGSVFDLKEMSKILFKGLREFDEKNVDLIVVEGCDEKGLGFSIMNRLKKSASGNIKYID
- a CDS encoding TrkH family potassium uptake protein, with product MNKKIIRYILSKILYIEAGFLLLPIIVSLIYKEDISNILSFLATIILLLLSGYVIGHKADGSGAFYEKEGFVIVALSWILLSAFGSLPFIFSGSIPSFIDAFFETSSGFTTTGASILTDVEALSHSILFWRSFTHLIGGMGILVFALAILPRSNRHSHIMKAEVPGPVFGKLVAKMSYTARILYKIYFAMTGILIIVLILAGHPVFDSFIHAFGAAGTGGFGIKASSIAYYNSPAVEIILAIAMITFGINFNLFYIILIGKVRDGFKSEELKWYLFIVFGSVILIFFNIRNNYTSYLKAMRDIFFTVSSIISTTGYATVDFGKWTAFSHSILLFLMFTGACAGSTAGGLKISRLIILVKSSILQFRKAINPKRVLSVKVDNKPVPKEVLEEVKTYFVIYIFLVIIFTILISFSVPDFLTAFSAVMATFNNIGPGMGIVGPTGSYASLTDFNKLVLSFAMLAGRLEIFPILILFSSTTWKKK